A region of Micromonospora sp. WMMD882 DNA encodes the following proteins:
- a CDS encoding N-acetylmuramoyl-L-alanine amidase, with the protein MRPIRPGDHGPAVREIRRVLTDLDLLPPEDGAAVDAFDAVTERAVRAFQQSRGLSVDGRVGAETWRALDAARWRLGARTLYHAVPEPISGEDVRTLQERLLEMGYDVGRADAVYGARTARALAQFQREVGLTPDGSCGPHTLDALRRLGRKVVGGRPQWLRESDAIRQSGPALVGRTVVVDPGHGGTDPGVVVRDGPLRWTEADLTHDLASRLEGRFAAAGVRVQLTRGPSPGTCLPDADRAELANTLGADVFISLHTDGHRNPAAEGVATYHYGTDNGVTSATGERLAGLVQREIVARTGLRDCRTHAKTWELLRLTRMPAVRVEIGYLTSPADRGRLVDPRFRDRVVEAIVAAVQRMYFPVERDVPTGSIDVSELRAVVAAGRAAR; encoded by the coding sequence GTGCGTCCGATCCGCCCCGGTGACCACGGCCCGGCGGTACGGGAGATCCGCCGGGTCCTCACCGACCTCGACCTGCTCCCCCCGGAGGACGGCGCTGCCGTCGACGCGTTCGACGCGGTCACCGAGCGGGCCGTCCGGGCCTTCCAGCAGTCCCGTGGGCTGAGCGTGGACGGCCGGGTCGGCGCGGAGACCTGGCGGGCGCTGGACGCGGCCCGGTGGCGGCTCGGCGCCCGCACCCTGTACCACGCCGTACCCGAGCCGATCAGCGGCGAGGACGTCCGCACGTTGCAGGAGCGCCTGCTGGAGATGGGGTACGACGTCGGCCGCGCCGACGCCGTCTACGGCGCGCGGACGGCCCGCGCGCTGGCCCAGTTCCAGCGGGAGGTCGGGCTGACGCCGGACGGCTCCTGCGGCCCGCACACCCTGGACGCGCTGCGCCGGCTCGGCCGGAAGGTCGTCGGCGGCCGACCGCAGTGGCTACGGGAGTCCGACGCGATCCGGCAGTCCGGTCCGGCCCTGGTCGGCCGGACGGTGGTCGTCGACCCGGGGCACGGCGGCACCGACCCCGGCGTGGTCGTACGCGACGGGCCGTTGCGCTGGACCGAGGCGGACCTGACGCACGACCTGGCCAGCCGGCTGGAGGGACGGTTCGCGGCGGCCGGCGTCCGGGTGCAGCTCACCCGGGGGCCGTCACCCGGCACGTGCCTGCCCGACGCCGACCGGGCCGAGCTGGCCAACACGCTCGGCGCGGACGTGTTCATCTCCCTGCACACCGACGGGCACCGCAACCCGGCGGCGGAGGGGGTGGCCACGTACCACTACGGCACCGACAACGGGGTCACCTCGGCCACCGGGGAACGCCTCGCCGGGCTGGTGCAACGGGAGATCGTGGCCCGCACCGGGCTGCGGGACTGCCGTACCCACGCCAAGACGTGGGAGCTGCTGCGACTCACCCGCATGCCGGCGGTCCGGGTGGAGATCGGCTACCTCACCTCGCCGGCCGACCGGGGCCGGCTGGTGGATCCGCGCTTCCGGGACCGGGTGGTCGAGGCGATCGTGGCCGCCGTACAGCGGATGTACTTCCCGGTCGAACGGGACGTGCCGACCGGCTCGATCGACGTCAGCGAGCTGCGTGCCGTGGTGGCGGCCGGCCGCGCCGCGCGGTGA
- the trxA gene encoding thioredoxin has protein sequence MGTTTAVTDANFASDVLKSDKPVLVDFWAEWCVPCRKVAPLLEEIANEMGDQVRIVKLNIDENPETARAYRVMSVPTLTVFKDGEPVQSIAGAKPKGELVKLIQAAL, from the coding sequence GTGGGAACGACGACGGCGGTCACCGACGCCAACTTCGCCAGCGACGTGCTGAAGTCCGACAAGCCGGTGCTCGTGGACTTCTGGGCCGAGTGGTGCGTGCCGTGCCGCAAGGTCGCGCCGCTGCTGGAGGAGATCGCCAACGAGATGGGCGACCAGGTCCGGATCGTCAAGCTCAACATCGACGAGAACCCGGAGACGGCCCGGGCCTACCGGGTGATGTCGGTGCCTACCCTCACCGTCTTCAAGGACGGCGAGCCGGTGCAGTCGATCGCCGGGGCCAAGCCCAAGGGCGAGCTGGTGAAGCTGATCCAGGCCGCGCTCTGA